From Brassica napus cultivar Da-Ae chromosome C3 unlocalized genomic scaffold, Da-Ae chrC03_Random_34, whole genome shotgun sequence:
TGGTGGGAACATGGGAGGAGCAGGAAAGCCATCGGAGCTCTTCACACAGAtgagaaaatgagaaaaataactATGTTGCAAGCCAAGTCCTCATGCTTAGATATAAACAGTGTCTACTAGCTCTATCGAGTTAGTATGTTTATCCTATAATGATCGTGTGTTTGTGTactctttctttttaaataaaggTATGTCAGCGGCGGACCCATGCTAGACTGAACTCTCACGTGGCTCATGCCTTTGATAATGGCTAATGTCTTTATTGTTTTTCTAACAgcataacatatattttttcatcTGATCAATGATCCCATGTTGGTAAATTAAAAAAGTGATATTGAATCAGGAGAGTTTATATAAACAAAGTGAGAAGGAGAAAAAGGAGTGGGCCCTAGTggggaaagaagaaaaaacagcGTTATTCCAGTGtctcttgatttttattttttttcactttgaagaaaattttaatCTCCTGGGAGGATATATTTCACCTGTTTTGATCTTCTTCGATTCGATGTGATCCCGCCAACGCAAGCCCTCACGAAAATTCCCACCgtcgattcttcttcttcttcttcttcgccctCCTCTCTCCGTCCGTTGATCTCGCCTCAACATTTCGACATAGGAAGCTTCGTGGGGATCTATTATTTATGAAGGTGCGTGATTGATTGATGATGCTTTGTGGTTCTCTGCGAGATCGAATACAGCCTTGGCTTCGCGACTACGTTAAGCTACAATCTCTCGCCGTCTTCCTCATTTACATCCAGGTCTCacccctccctctctctctctctctcttcgaaTCGAGAGTCTAGGGTTCATCGATTCgtgattgttttttttccagattGGTTGCGCCCTAATTGGATCACTAGGAGCATTATACAACGGCGTCTTACTGATCAACTTAGCGATTGCGTTGTTCGCGCTTGTTGCAATCGAAAGCAACAGCCAAAGCCTCGGCCGCACCTACGCCCTTCTCCTCTTCTGCGCTCTTCTCCTCGATATCTCTTGGTTCATCCTCTTCACCCAAGAGATTTGGTATCCCTCTTTCGAATCAATCTTAACTAACCTTTGACAGTTTaacattcgatttttattgCAGGAGCATATCGGTGGAGACGTATGGAGCCTTGTACATATTCTCAGTGAGGCTGACCATGGCCATGGAGATGATTGGCTTCTTTGTGAGGCTATCTTCATCTCTCTTGTGGTTTCAGATTTACAGGCTGGGGGCTTCTGTTGTcgacacttcttcttcttcgcttcCCGTGAAACGGATTCTGATTTGCGGAACAGCTTCTTGAATCCACCGACTCCTGCTATAGACAGGCGGTGTTCAGGTGCTGCTGAAGAGATCTTGGGTGGTTCTATCTACGACCCTGCCTACTACAcctctctttttgaagaggagCCCAATCCAATATGACTTCACCAAAGGTAACACAGGTGAGACTCTTGTTTATCTACTCTCTTTTTAGTCAATCTTACCGCCTTTGATGCCTGATTACTTTTATCAAGACATCCATGTAGAAACAGTTTCTTGATTATTGTTTTTGAACTATTTTAGCACTAGTGGATGCATTGCAATATAATGAGACTGAGTCTGGGTTAATGAACTATATgatttttcttgttcttctatGGTGGGTGCAAAGAACAAGACTGCTTAGTAATGATAACTTAGGatatagtaataataatggCAAGTTTCAGCTGACAAAGCATTGAAGAAGTCGCTCAATCAATCCAATTTTTTTCATCCTTTTGTAGGTGAATCATTATTCAGCTGAGTACAATGGATCACCATCTGCTGCAGAAGCCTCCCGGATTAAGTCTCCCGGATCCAGATCATTGCATGCAGTTGATGTTAGTCTCTCCATTGATTCAACATTTTTCTACGTTTTGTTTCTCTTGCCTTTACTTCTCTCGTATATCACAGTATAATAAGACGGTTCACGTTTTATTTCTTTGTAGGAAGAGAAAGGGTTGAAGCAACAGGAGGGtatgtcttcttcttcgttatGAGCAAACTCCATTCAAGAACGGTGGTGCTATTTTATCATCTAAACAAAGATGTGCCTGCTTCGCATTAGCTGAGGTTAGAGGATTCGGAGACACTAAATAATCTTCAAGTTATTATAAAGGACGAGAAGATTATATACCACCTCCCAGAAGATGAGACTCTATATGTTGGAGACAAGTAAGCACAGTTCCtacctgtttttttttcattatttatgtTGTATGGAAATATTTATTGAGGTGGGTGTCTGTGGTTAGAATTAGAGTCAGAAAGTACTTTGATGcatcatatgattttttttccgggtttttttcttttgtgtaaaTGGAGATGCATTAGTTTTGGTTGCAATGGATAGAGAGTATGATGATTCTGACATTGAGATGTCTCGTCCATGtgtgtttgatacgaatcgtaAAGTAGATGATCTTGAGATtccaaaaatattgataaacaGCTTGAGTCTGGTGGGGTCGCTCATGAGCGTAAAGAAGAAGGTTGTGTTGTTGCATGTTGCAGAGATGGTATGAAAGAATGTTGGGAGATCAGGTTTATAGACATGTTTTGAATCCTGTTTGGAAACTTTTGTCGAGTTTTCATAAATGGAGTTTGCTCTCCGACTTGAAACTAGAACCACCCATTGTTTGAGTTTCTACAACAAACACTAAAACTTATTGGAACATGTGAAAATAAAAGAACACTGAAGTCTTCTTGTGCCCATCCGAGTTCGCACCGTAGAGCCAAGTGTAATGCTCTCGATAATATAAAAACGTGTAAGCCCATCTACAATAACTATatcgaaaataaaataaagccCACGAGAAAGTCGAGCGGATTGAAGCCAATAAAATAAACCATCTTTCTATGAAAAGTCATCTGatctaattaaattaaattaaattaatggaAAAGTCCACTCTGATTAAATCAGTCACCCACACAAGACAAGACAAGACAAGCCCAAGAAGAAGGATCTGGAATCTATCATCGTCCTCCTCTATAGATTTTCAATCCCAACAAAACCTAAGCCCTTTTCTTTCGGTTTTAGCTTTAAAATCAGAGATTCCTACGCTTTCTGCTCTTGACGAAGAAGATTCGAAGGGTTCTTTAAAGAAAAGGTGCTTACTTTCTTTCATTTATTGCTGCTCTCTCGCCTGATTTGTTCCAAAGTTTTATGCTTTACTCTCCGTTGGACTCATTGCCACACAGATTCTGCTTCACTTGCTTTGAACTAGTGTTGAATCATAACTTCGTTTACTATTTACAATCAATCATCTGTGAGTTTGAAAAAAATGGTCGAGACTTGTTCTAGACTTGGATTAGATTCACTATTTTGTGAAATCGTTTGGTTAAAGCTGAGTGTTTGTTTTGGCTATTATGAAGAGGAGGAACCAACCAAACcatggaagaagaagcggcAGTTGCATACTGGTGCCACATGTGTTCTCGAACTGTGGATCCATTAATGGAAGCTGAGATCAAATGCCCCTTTTGTGCTGGTGGATTCGTTGAAGAGATGGctgaggaagaggaggaagaacaAGAACACTCTCCAAATTCAAATTCTCTCTGGGCTCCCATCTTGATGCAACTCGTGAATGATCCTTCCCTCCGCGCAAGGAACCAGAGTGCTGATGAAGATACTCAAACAGCGAGGCAGAGACAGAGAACGATGTGGATTCTCAGCTCCAAGAGATTCTCAGGAGGAGAAGGGGAAGACGTCCCGTTTCCGTTATGCATTTGCTTGATGGTGACAGAGAGAGAGCTGGAAGCTTGATCGTTGTCTCTGGTGGTTCTTTGAGCGAGTATTTCATCGGTCCTGGCTTCGAAGCCCTGCTTCAGCGTTTAACAGATAACGATCCCAACAGATACGGAACTCCTCCTGCTCAAAAGAAGCCGTTGAGGCTTTGGCCACTGTCAAAATCCAAGAGGGTGCTCTGCAGTGTTCGGtttgtttggatgattttgagATTGGGGTGGAAGCAAAAGAGATGCCTTGTGAGCACAAGTTTCACGGTGACTGCTTGCTCCCGTGGCTTGAGCTTCATAGTTCGTGTCCGGTTTGTAGGTACGAGTTACCTTCGGATGAGACTAAGACGGAGACTGAAAGAACACAACCAAATGGTGACGGTGGTGGAAGTGAGTCTTCTTCCTTTGCAAGCAGACAAGGAAGTGAGAATAGCGATGGAAGTCACCACCCTGAGgacgaggaggaagaagagagcgatgatgatggtgatgatgggGTTGAACTCTCAATCCCGTGGCTGCTTAGCAGCTTGTTCTCGTCATCCCAAGACAGCAGCAATCCATCGAGTGGTACGCactgaagaaaagaaaaaaaaaacatgtttcctGAGATAACGAAAGCTTTTGATATGGTCATGTAACCCACTTAACCTGTTTTGCTTTTATTGTCTGTACATAAGCTTCCCAGATTTGGTTGAATGCTCTCTAGCTACCACCCTTTggtaaacaaaaatctatgagTGTGTTTAGTCCCCAAACTTTATGGTTGGTTTACTTATAACACTTCATTAGATAGATCTCCTTGTCTACGCGCTTGAAGAACTTATATATTACACTACCTCTCTCTGATTAGTCTTTTTACCCGCAAATAAAGCAAGAGATTATATGAATCTATTAAGCTTTATATTTGATCACTTTCTTACTCGCTGTGATCGTCTTGAACTTAAGAGTGATCGAAGTTATAACTCAATGCTTTAGCACAAGTAAAAGAACTGGCCATATGATTTAACGATTGAAGCTACTAATGTGGCCATCTATTTGGTGGCAGGTGCAACAAGCTTGGAACATGGGTTTTAAAGTccacttgttttttttaaagagaatgCAAAATAATCAGTAACATCTCAAATTGAGTTGAAATTTTTACTATAGAAAATATTGGATATAAAATCACTTAGTGGACCAgtgaaaatgatttattttaatgagtttAGAAGGAATTTggttgaattttaaaattattgtggTATTGAtttaaatactttaaatttttcatctaacaaattatatattttaaatcaaaaaacTACATCAAACACACATTTAAAGCAcaataaatcttataaaatacactgttaatttaaaatcaaaagttCAGTAAGTTTAATACAAATCACTTTAATTCTCGGTTTGTATACATCTAAATCTAATTAGACTATATCTTGTAGTATCATACGTGGCAGACAAAGAGTGGTCGTTCACCAGCAATCACAGCAAAGACAGTAAAATTAGATTACTCAACATGTTTTCCCTGAACTACCCTCACCCGACAAAAAGATTGAGGGGTAGTTTGGGAAAGTATATAAACCCATAAAGATGTCTTAAGGCACCTCAGATCTAAAACGCAACCTTTCAGAACAAAACCTCATCCCCAAAGAGAAGGCAGTGAGAGAGGGAGCGATATAGAAAACGAGTCTCTTCCTTTATAAATCATCCCAttttacaaattacaaaatctccctttccctctctaattctctcttctttgtgtatatatatatatacagccTTCTCCTTTTCAAATCATTTGAGGGGTTACGAAACCCTAGATCTGCAAACTAACGAAAGGTCTGATTTTGATTCTTACCCTCTGTTTCTAATGGGTTCAATCACTCGGATCTGGTTTCAGTTTCCTCGTAGCTGTTTAGAATTGGATCTCAGATTCTCTCGATTAGTTTCATAGCTTTCAGCAAAAGCTGTCTATGTCTGATTGTGAAACAACTATTATCTGCCTCGTGGATGTTTGTAGATTCTCACGAGTTTCAATTACGCTGTCTGTGTCGAGATCTAGCTGATTTTGGTTGTGCGTTTGCGATTTGTGTTGTGTTAGAGATGGCTGAACAAGGAGTGGAAGGGAGTCAACCAGTTGACCTTATGAAGCATCCTTCAGGGATTATTCCAACTCTTCAGTGAGTCCTCTCCTCTCTTGTCTATATAACACCCTTTTATAGATTCTTgagtttgtgttttgtgtactgacttttttttgtttgtttcagaaaCATTGTCTCGACAGTGAACTTAGACTGCAAGCTTGATCTCAAATCCATAGCTTTGCAGGCTCGTAACGCTGAATATAACCCCAAGGTTCGCATTCGTTTCTTGTTGTAGTAGTCATTATTAGTCTTTCTACAGCTCTgtatttaaatgtgttttttttttctcagttaAAACTAATGTGTTTTGTATTTTGAATATAGTTTAATCTGCCTTGTGTGTCTTGTTCCAGCGTTTTGCTGCAGTAATCATGAGGATAAGAGAGCCAAAGACTACAGCGTTGATCTTTGCTTCTGGGAAAATGGTATGTTATATATTGGCTTTATACCATTCTTGATCTACCATGTTCTTGTTTTAACATGTTGTCTACTGTTAGGTGTGTACCGGAGCTAAGAGTGAACATTTTTCAAAGCTGGCTGCGAGAAAGGTACACCAGCTCCTCTCTCAATAGTCTGATTTTCTTTTCGTATTCTAGGAACACTGTAAGTCATAAACTTGATGTAATTGCAGTAGGTGTTTTGTTTTCTACTATGTTAAagaactctttttttcttttttttttgttcagtaCGCTCGGATTGTTCAAAAGCTTGGCTTTCCTGCAAAGTTCAAGGTACTTAATGATCTATCTCTGATACAACATACACTATATATTGTTCCATTCGTTTTGTTATACAGTCTAGTAATGAAATTTTCTGTTTACGATATGCAGGATTTCAAGATTCAGAACATTGTAGGATCTTGTGATGTCAAATTCCCCATTAGGCTTGAAGGTCTTGCATACTCTCACAGTGCTTTCTCAAGTGTAAGTGATCACCTCAAGAGTTGTATAGCATTAGATGGAGATAATTGGTCTGACGGTTCGCATATCTCTCTCTCCAGTACGAGCCTGAACTGTTCCCAGGACTGATATATAGGATGAAACAACCAAAGATTGTGCTGCTTATTTTTGTCTCAGGAAGATTGTTATAACTGGAGCCAAGGTAAATAATCTTAATTTCTCTCGGAATAATTACATACTTGGGGTCATCTGATGCAATCCTGTGGTTACACTTATCAGATGAGAGAAGAGACTTACACGGCCTTTGAGAATATCTACCCAGTTCTTACAGAGTTCAGGAAAATCCAGCAATGATAGTATGTAAGTttccaacattttttttttttcatagctCTTGAATCAACCACAAGTGGTTTGATTATAGATCTTTTTTGTACAAGCAGAGCCTATACatcaaaatcaaagaaaacatgTTTGGATTGCCCTGAACTAGAGATCCCGGTGGTGGCAAGCGCTTGGTGAGGTTAATTTCCTTCAACAAAGGACTTGGTTTGATTCAGATTGAAAACCAGAATTTGTATATACAGAATAGAGATTCCAatatctctttctttctctttttgttcCAAGTTTCTTTCAAGTATTGTGTTTCATGTAATGTTTGTTTTAGTGAGCAGTACCCAGATTGTTAAAGAGTAACTTAGAACTTGTCTACTAACCATGTCTAATAAGACTCAATAAACTCCTTTAGGCCTATTTGCAGCTTTAGTTTCTGAAATGTTTGGAGTATAATAGATCAGTTTAACGATTTTGGATGACTCTTAGTGGATTTAGGCGACTATATGTGGCTTCAGATGCTCTTAGGAATTTATTGCTTATCAGTTTTTCATATAATATGGGTACCACATAAAATAGCTACATAATACATAATGTAAAACAACAAACTATAGTTCTTCAAGTTTTCTGAAGAAACAGATTGAATGGCTAGTAATTGACAGTCGACTTGATTGCATTCAATATCTACAACAAACGTGAAAACCCATGAATTAGAAAATGTGTGTTTTTGGATGGGGAAGATAATGAGGAAGAGGAACTTGCCTTGTTCTTGGTGGGCATGTAGAATGGCTCAAACACAAGAGGGAATGGTGTGTCCAGACCACAAACTCTGCTTACTGGAGCTTCTAACTGCAGACGAAACAAACCACTTATAAGAGTTGATCTCTTGTAGATGAATTAAACCTTAAAGCCGTTATACCTTCAAGAAGCAACGTTCGAGGATTGTTGCAGAGATCTCTGCTCCAAAACCTCCTGTGATTGGAGCTTCATGACTTATCTGCAACCCCAAAACCAAAGCAATCTATAGAACAAccacacaaacacaaaaacGGAGACTTGCTTGAAACTTACAAGAAGCCTGCCAGTCTTTTTAACCGAGGCCTCAACTGTTTCTTTGTCCCAAGGCAACAGAGTCTTGAGATCTATCAGTTCACATGATATTCCTTCCTGCATTATTAATTCAAGACCCATGTTACTAACTGCTAACCATTATCTTCGAGTTGAAAGATATAATTTAAAACCTTTTCTGCGTCCAGACAAGCTTGTTCCATAACGGTAAGCTGAGCTCCCCATCCAACAAGTGTTATGTCACTGCCTTCTCTAATAACCTGACAACAACCCCATCTTTTGTCAGTCTAAAAGAAACACTTTTGATaagtaaacatttattatacCTCGGCCTGTGATAAAGGTATCATATAGTCATGCTCTGGAACTTCTTCTACTGCTTGACGATACAGCCACTGAAAAGAAGAACAAAGCTTCTCAAGATTTACACTCGAGAAGAGAAGCTGATTTGTGGTgtaagagagaaagagaagtaCCTTTGGTTCAAAGAAGACAACAGGATTTGGATCACGGATAGAGGACAACAACAGCCCCCTTGGCTTCTCGTGGACTCCGAGGGATAACAACCTTAATACCAGGGACATGGCAGAAGAAAGCCTCAGGTGATTGTGAATGGTAATGTCCACCATGACCAACCGCCCCATACGGTGCTCTTATCGTAAGTCCTATGATGAGAGACCATAATGAGTAAAAGAGATACGGATGTCAGGTCAAAGACAAGGTTTATACCTCCACAGTTGAACTGGTTACCACTTCGGTATCTGAACTTTGCAGCTTCATTAACGATCTGTGAATCACAAATTCTATCAGAACTCAGCAGTAGAAAAATCAGATTCTTGGTTGAAAGTTGGGGAACTTCACCTGATCAAAAGCAGGATAAATATAGTCTGCAAATTGAATTTCTACAACTGCTCGGTTTCCCTGTCAAAGATCAAACATTCATAGCTGTTAAAACAACAGATTGgcagaaaagaaataaaaagcaGACAGAAAGAACTCACCATCGCTGCTAGACCAATACCAAATCCAACAATGCCCTGAAAGTTTTATATGAATGGCTCATCAAGAACAATAAAGACTAGAGAAACACATGAAGCAGCAGGTCAAAGGATTAAAGATACATTACTTGCTCACAAAGAGGAGTGTTGAAGACACGGTTCTTCCCGAAGCGTTCAGCTAATCCTGTTGTGCAGCGAAAGACTCCACCAAAGCCAACATCTTCCCCAAATACATAAGAGCTTcccacaaaaaaaagagagttccAAAAGTCCAAAACAAGATCAGTCTGATGTCTTAAAGACAAAGAACTCAAAATGGTTTAGACAACAAGTAAATGAGAAACCAGAAACTTCAAGAAACAGGCTTTTGCTATCTCAAACACTTAAAgctaaaggaagaagaagaagctcttaCCGAGGATCGGTTTCCAAGGCGATGTGAAGAGCTTGGTTGATAGCTGAGTATAGATTCAACGACTTCACGGTTTCTGAACCACACGCCGTCGTGGAAGTCATCCGTGATCCGTGAGCTGAGCCCGGAACAACTAGTTTCCGGCAGAATCTGCCTAAAAGAGACGCCATTTTTGCAAAAGATGAAAGCTTTCGTCGAACCCACCAAACAATCaatctgagagagagagagcttttatttatttatggcaACAGTCTCAACCActtcgtgagagagagagagataagatcAAAAAAAGGTTTGTCCTTTAAGATGAAAGTTAACAGATTTttcaaagttattttttttgatcaaaattttTCAAAGTTAATCTCACGGAGTTATTGAGGAAGACGATACATATGCCACGTAGGATCCGACACGTAAATCGATATCTTCGAGTTGCAACTGACACACTTTTTAATTTGAGTAGCAAATCGGTCATTACAGCGGAACAATTCTTTAATTCTACTCAAATTGGATTAAACAattctaaattaattaaaaataatctaaattaattacattacaaattagtttaaattttcaaatccaCACATTTatctaactttatatatatatctgatttAATAGCTCATTGAAGtaattttataactaaatataatacaaaaatatttaataataaccaTGTGTTAGTGGTCATGGGTTCGAGTACCACTGGGAGATGATTATCTTGAAGGACATTTGGATCTAATACGGAAAAGTCTGCTAACGTGTGGTCACTGGTGGGATTTATATGGAGTGTTCACCAGCGCTTCTGGATGCCTCGGCGGGCTCCCGGCTAAGTTCCGGTGGACATTGGCACTAGTCGGATCCTCTTGAGACTCTGAATATCagaatcataaaaatatatatatatatttaataatatataaaattgatagTTTTTTTATGTCTAAACCTCGCTTAGATCTCAAATAGTTTGTTTAGTTGACACTTCTGACTAGGTATGGGCATAAAATCCGTAACCCGGAAAATCTAAACCGAATCCGAACAAAAATATCGATTTGTACTCGGtctgaaatgtaaaaaataatcGAATGGAGATCGTCTATAATGTTACAAAACATATTTGAATCCGAAGAGTTATTAACCAACTCGAACGAATTCCAAATTAGTATGCAATATATGTAtttgaaacatatatatgtacttcaaatattcaatttcatatttattttgatataatatataaaaataaaaatttaaaatttaaataagtacCTTAGATACCCAATTAAGTATATATTTCATATGtgttgc
This genomic window contains:
- the LOC125594698 gene encoding TATA-box-binding protein 2-like, with product MAEQGVEGSQPVDLMKHPSGIIPTLQNIVSTVNLDCKLDLKSIALQARNAEYNPKRFAAVIMRIREPKTTALIFASGKMVCTGAKSEHFSKLAARKYARIVQKLGFPAKFKDFKIQNIVGSCDVKFPIRLEGLAYSHSAFSSYEPELFPGLIYRMKQPKIVLLIFVSGRLL